In the genome of Desulfomicrobium apsheronum, the window ACGGCGCAGCCGCCCATAAAGACAAGGACAAGGCCCAGGACCGTGATCCGCAAAACATTGGCGGCTTCCGTCACCCGGCGTGTGGCATCCTTCATGGCGCTACTCCTCGCTCTTCACATTGAAAAAGATCGCATACAGCACGGGCACAACGATCAGCGTCAGCACCGTGGCGAAACCGAGACCGAACATGATGGTCACTGCCATGGACACGAAAAAGGCGTCCTGCACCAGGGGGAGCATGCCAAGGATCGTGGTCAGGGCGGCCATGGACACGGGAATGAGGCGGCTGACTCCGGAATCGATGACGGCTCTGAAGGGCGGTTTGCCGCTCCCGGTTTCCACATCGATCTGATCGATCAGGACAATGGCGTTCTTGATCAACATGCCAGAGAGGCTCATGAGCCCCAGGAGGGACATGAACCCGAAGGGCTGGTCGAAAAGAAGCAGGCCTGCGGTCACGCCGATGACGGACAGAGGCACCGTGAACCAGATGACCAGGGTCTTCTTGATGGAGTTGAAAAGCACTATGACGATGAGGATCATGAGTCCGAAAAACACCGGGATGGTACCCGCGAGGCGCGAATTGGCTTTGGCCGAGTCTTCGGACTCTCCGCCCCAGGCCATGTAGTAGCCGGGCATGTCCCTGATGGGCCATTTGTCGGAGTAACCGACCTTGAGGGTCGAAGCGTCGTACCCTTCCTTAAAGGGATCCTCGCCGGGCGCGAGACTTTTTCCGAGCACCTGCGCCACGTCCACGTTCAGAGCCTGTTCGATCACGGGCTTCACGCGCTTCATCAGCTCGCTCGGCAGGCCCTCGCTCGGATCGGCATGAATGCGCAGCATCTTGAAGCGGTCCCGGCGCCACAGATAGGCGTCCTCGAACTCCATCTTCATGCCGGTCAGCACTTGGCCGATGGGAATCATCGACTGCGCGGCCGGACTCCAGATGGGAATGCTCTCCATGCTGTCCAGGTCACTGCGTTCCGCTTCCGGAGCGCGCGTGATGATCGGGAGCAGCTCGTCGCGTTCCTTGAACACGCCCACCCGGGTCCCCTCGAAAACAGACTCGAAAGCCATGGCGATCTGGGGCCTCTCGATGCCCGCCTTGAGTGCCGGAACTTCGGCCATCTGGGGCCGCATGACCTTGACCTTCTGCCGCCATTCGTTGCGCACGGACTTGGCATGAGGGTCATCCAGCAATACCTTCTCCGCCTTGGCGGCCAGCTCTCTCAGCACCGTCGAATCAGGACCGTACAGACGCAGCTGGATCTTGCCACCCACGGAGGGCCCGAGCACAAAGAGCCGCACGCTGACCAGGGCTTGCGGAAACATGCGGTCCAAATCCCGCTGAATCTCTTTGGTAAGCGCCGGGATGCGCTTGTAATCATCGACGTCCACAAGGATCTGACCGAAGGCGTCGTAGCTCTTCTCCGTCGGGTAGGTCAGCAGGAATCGGACCTGCCCTCCTCCGATCATGGTCGTCATGTGGGTCACGCCTTCGCGCCGGGCGATATCCGCTTCGGCCAGTTCCAGTTGCCGCTGGGTTTCGCGGATGTCCGTGCCTTCGGCGAACCAGAAGTCCACGTAGAACTGGGCCCTGGTGGAGTCCGGGAAAAAGCTGTTCTTGAGGGTGCCAAAGCCGACCATGGCCGCGATGAACATGGCGACAACAACCGCCACCGTGACCCAGCGCCGCCGGATGCACCAGGCCAGAAAGACGCGATATGCACCGTAGAATCTCCCGCCGTAGGAGTCGGACGCGCTGCTTGATCCGTCCGCGTTTTGCGGTCGGACCTTCAGGAACGCCTTGCAAAAAAGCGGGGTGGTGTTCACGGCCGTGACCCAGCTCATGAGCAGGGAGATGAGAATGACATAAAAGAGGGAGCGGCAATACTCGCCCGTGCTGTCCTGGGAAGTGCCGATGGCAGCAAAGGCGGCCACGGCCACGAAGGTCGCACCCAGCAGAGGCACCCCGACCTGCCCCACCACGTCGCGGGCAGCGGTCAGGGCATCCACGCCGCGATTCATTTTTTCCTTCATGCCGTCCGTGACCACGATGGCGTTGTCGACCAGCATGCCAAGCGCAATGACCAGCGCTCCGAGCGAAATTCTCTCCAGGGTGATATCGCCAAGATCCATGACGATAAAAGTCGCCATGATGGTGATCACAAGGACCGCCCCGATGATCAGCCCGCTACGCAGCCCCATGAATATGAGCAGCACCACGACGACGATGGCCACGGCCTCCAGCAGATTGATCAGAAAACCGTTGATGGCCGCGGTCACGGCCCGGCTCTGGTGGGAGATGACGTGCAGTTCCATGCCCACGGGACGCATGGATTCAAGCTCGTGAAAACGCTGGTCCAGGGATTCGCCCATGTCGACCACGTTGCCGCCCAGGACAGTGGAGACGGCCAGACCGATGGCGGGCTTGCCGTCATAGCGCAGGATCGTATCCGGCGGAGCGATGTAGTCACGCTTGATGTCGGCCACGTCACGCAGATAGACTGTGCTGTCCGACCCCATGCCCTTGATGAGCAGCCCGCCGATGTCCTGTTCGGACTTGAATTCGCCCGTGGGACTGATGGGTATATACTCGACCCCGAGCGGCAGATGCCCCGCGCTGGCGGGAATGTTCTTGGCCTTCAGGGCATTGCTGATGTCTGACGGAGATACCCCGAACTGGGACATTTTTTCGCGACGCATCTCGATGAAGATGGCTTCCTTCTGCACGACGTAGAGGGTGATCCGCTTCACGTCCTTGGCCTTCAGAAGCTCGCGTTGCAGAAACTTGGCGTACTCGTAAACTTCGCGCGGCGTGTAGCCCTCTCCGGTGATGGCCAGGAAGACGCCGTAAACATCGCCAAAATCGTCATTGACTATGGACGGTCCGGCTCCGGGCGGGAGACTGCGCTGGGCGTCGGAGACCTTGCGCCGCAGTTCGTCCCAGACCTGAGGCAGGGTGGCCTTGTCGAAATTGTCCTTCATCGAGACCTGCACGATGGACAACTCCCGCGAGGAGCGCGAATCGACCCGCTCCAGTTGGCCCATCTCCTGACAGGCCTTCTCGATCACGTTGCTGACCTCTTCCTCCACCTGCTCCGCCGAGGCCCCCGGATACGGGGTGATGATGACCGCCTCCTTGATGGTGAACTCGGGATCCTCAAGCCTGCTCAGGTTGTTGAACGAATACCACCCGACCACGAGAAAAAGAACGGTCATCACCCAGCTTATGACGCTCTTGCGTATGCTCCACTCCGCGATATTCATCATCATTCTCCCGGGTGATCTCAGAAGGTTCCATCAAACGGCTTGACCCGCATCCCGTCCCGCAGCCGACTGGCTCCGCTGACAGCCACGACCTCTCCGGCCTTTAGCCCTTCGGCTATGCGGATGCCCGCCTCCCCGGCCACCCCGCCCGTGACGACCTCGCGCCGCTGCACCGCCATCGTGTCCGGCTCGACCACCCAGACGTGAGCCACACCCCGCTCGTCGGAGAAAACGGCCACGGCGGGAATGACGAACCGCCCGTCACCGTTGACGCCCTCCGGGGACGAACCGACGATCATGGCGGTCATGCCGGGCAGGATGGAGACGTCGTCTGGTTTCTTCATCTCGAAGACGACCTGGAAGGTCTGGGTTTTAGGATCGGCCCGGGTGGAGAATTCCTTGACGACAAGCGCATACTCCTTGCCCGGCAACGCGGCGAACTCGGCCATGACCGGGGCCTTTTTGCCGGTTCTTTCGGAAGGCTCGTTTATGCGGGCGACAACGCTCTCCGGCAAATCGACCAGAATTTCCAGCGCCGAGATGTCGTCCAGGCTGACGATGGGCTCCTTGGCCTGCACCTCCTGAAAATTTTCCACGTGCCGCCTGGAAACGATGCCCGAAAAAGGCGCGCGCAGGGTCGTGTCGCCGAGCTTGTCCCGGGCCGCATCCAGCGCGGCTTGGGCGGACTCCATTTCAGCTGCGGCCCGATCCTTGGCCTCCCGCCTCTTGACTACCATGCTCTCGCTGGTCGCGCCGGGGTCCTGCTTGCGGATGCGCAAGATGCGCTCGTACTCGCTCGTGGCGCTCTCAAGGGCCGCGCGCACATTGCCGAACTGACCCTGGGCGTTGCGCAGGCTGTTCTCGAAATCACGCTGATCCAGCTGGGCCAGAATCTGCCCTTCCTTGACCTCCTGCCCTTCCCCCACCGGGAGCTGCGTAAGCGTCCCGGACACCTGGAAGGCCAGCTCCGCCCTTTTGGACGCCCGCACCATGCCCGGAAATTTTCGCTGCATGACCGCAGAGGACTCCCCGACGGTCAGCAGCTTCACGGGCCGGGGTTCCTCGGGCGCGGCCTGCCGCTCCGGCGGACTGTCGCATGCCGACAAAAGAAAAAATGAAAAAACAACCAGCAAGGCAGCGCCAGGGAAAAAAAATTCACTGTATCCTAAGATCACGTTATTTCTGCTCATGTTGACACCATTTCCTCGTTTTTTCATCTGCAGCTCAAGAGTTCCAGCCGCGATACCGCATCAAGACCACTATTTCGTATCCGCATTTCACGTAGCGCCAAAATTTCAATATCAACTCAAGAAAGTACATATCTTCACTCAAAATCCACTCCCGTCCAGGCGATCACGCAATTTTCGTCACAACTTTCCTGAACAGCTCCCCATGCAGACATCAAAGGCCACGATACGTCCCACTGGCGAAAACATCGACCACCGCCTGCCTGACCATCTCGTAGACGACTTCGGAGGAACGCCCCTCGGCAAGTGGTCCCGTCACGCTGTCCAAAAAGGAAATCAGCCCGTCCGCGTTGGTGTCGGACAGGGCCAGAAGTTCCCTCCCGGAACCGTCGCCAGGGGTCACGCGGACCCGAACGGACCAGCCAAGCCCGCCGCCTTCCGTGATGCTTATGACCGTGCGCCCAAGGGCGGTCACAAGATCCAGCACGTAGACGCAGCCCTCTTGAGGACAAAACGGCAACCCCTCGGCATCGAACGTAGTCAGCCGGGCGAATGGCCTGGCCAGGGCGTAAAGGTTGCTTGCGCTGTTGAAGATGACCACCGCGTCCCCTATCCGACATGACTCGAAAAGCTTTTCCATGTCCGGATTGTTCAGCGCCACGCATCCTTCGGTCCAGTCGCGCTCACGATTGTCGCCGAACTGCCGGACCACTCCGCCGCCATGTATGGCGATGCCGCAGCCAAGGCCCGTGTTGCAGGGGCCGGGCCTGGATTTTCGGGCGGCCTCGCGTATCTTCTTGTATTCCGGGAGAGAGATGACGCCGCTGGCCAAGGCCTTTTCCGCGTCGGCGAGATTTGGGTAGGAAATCCCGAGCGTGCGATGAAAGCGGGTCACGGCCTTTTTATATGATACGAAATACAGGCCCTCGGGGGTTGCGCAGTCGAAGGCCCTGCGCTTGTCCGAGATCGGGTCGATCCCGAAGGTGACGGGATACCTGGCCACCGGCCGTGCGTCCCTGAATGCGACCAGTTCCCTTGTGGCCTTGTCCACGACCAGGCATCCGCTCGTCGCGGACCATGCCTGAGCCGCAGAAAAAATCGTCAGCGCGCAAATCAGCCAAAATAACCGTGTCATTTGACTTTGAAAATGCTTGCGCGGTATTATTTTTAAAATTGATTTCACGTTACCCTGGCTCGAAACAAGGAGGAAAAAAAGATGTTCAGGAAAAAAATGTACCGCGATCTGTCCATGGCCGTTTGTCTCGCCGCTGTCCTTGGTCTTGCCGGATGCGCGACCTTGAACAAGGAGGACCGTGCTCTCCTTGAAAGCGCAAAGCAGTCCGCCGAAGAAGCCAAGCTGTCAGCCGCCAGGGCAGAGGCCGTGGGCGACAGGCTCGAAGCCATGGGCGTGCGCCTTGAAAACGCGGCGGCCAGCGCCGAGCAATCCGCGACCAAGGCCGAAATGGCTGCCGCGCGCGCCGAGGCAGCGGCCGAAAAGGCCGAACGCATCTTCGACAAGTCCCTGAAGAAATAGCCAATCACGGTTATTTTTCCCTGGGACGCGCGACAACCATGGGCACCCCGGTCTTTTCCTCCAGGACCCGTTCAAGGGCCTGACGGTCAATGTCGAGGGGGCCTATGGTTGCTTCATGATAGAGAAGCTCCTCCATGATTTTCATGAGAGGGTATTCCGCCCTTTTTTCAAAATCCTCGAAAGCCTGCACCCAGAACAGCCCATCCCCCCATCCGTATTTGACCGGCTCGTAGATGACCTGGACCGTGGCGCCCACGGGGACCACCGGATAGAGCGCGCCCACGTCCTCCGGGTACATGCGGATGCATCCGTGGCTGACCCTGCGGCCGATGCCCCAGGGCTTGTTCGTGCCGTGAATGGCGTACAGATTACGGGACAGCCTGAACACGAAATCACCCAGGGGATTGTCCGGCCCAGGCGGCACCTCGGCTGGAAGGTCCGGTTCCTCTTCACGGATCGAAGCGGGCACGACCCAAGTCGGATTGGGCGTCTTGCTTTTGACCTTGTAGACGCCAAGCTCCGTAAGATACCCTTCCCTCCCGATGCCGATGGGCGCGGTGAAAAAAAAGTCGTGGCCGCCGTTCGAAAAAAAGAAATACAGCCGCATCTCGGCAAGATTGACCACAATGCCCGCTTGCGGACGTTCCCGGGGAAGCATGAAGGCCAAGGGGATTTTGACCAACTCCCCCTTGGGCGGCACCCAGGGATCGATGCCGGGATTCGCCGCCACGATCTGATTGTACCCAAGGCCAAACTCGCGCGCGATATCAAGAAGCGTATCCTGTTCCTCTGCCTCCACCCGACGCACGGTGCCGTACAAATCCGTCCCCGGCGAGAGCATGAAGGATCTGAGCGCCCAGACGGGCCCGGAATGAGCCAGCAAGAGGACAAACACCGCCGCTCCAAGAGATGAGAATATTCGCTTCATGACCCGCCGCTCTCCATGAATTCCTGAACACCTGAAAAATTCCCCGCTTCGGGCCAAAAACATGACCAACCACGCGACCGGGGCGACTCCTGCCATGACACACGTCACTGCAAGAAGTCGTCATCCCCTTGAAGAAGGGGATCTCTGCCTTTCTAAGTATCTGAAAAGAATGGATTCCCGCCTTCGCGGGAATGACATTCAGGTTCATCCACGACTTTTTGCAGGCGGATCATGACACACCATAGCATACTTGGCCTGCATTGTTCCAGTCGTGATTGCCGGATAATTTCCAGATCAAATCTGGGACCCGCATTTTCAAAGGACTGATGTTTTTGATTTTTTCAAACAGAAAAACGCGATTAACAAATCGCTCCATGAAGGTTTATATCACTGACAAAAAACCACAACGA includes:
- a CDS encoding L,D-transpeptidase family protein codes for the protein MKRIFSSLGAAVFVLLLAHSGPVWALRSFMLSPGTDLYGTVRRVEAEEQDTLLDIAREFGLGYNQIVAANPGIDPWVPPKGELVKIPLAFMLPRERPQAGIVVNLAEMRLYFFFSNGGHDFFFTAPIGIGREGYLTELGVYKVKSKTPNPTWVVPASIREEEPDLPAEVPPGPDNPLGDFVFRLSRNLYAIHGTNKPWGIGRRVSHGCIRMYPEDVGALYPVVPVGATVQVIYEPVKYGWGDGLFWVQAFEDFEKRAEYPLMKIMEELLYHEATIGPLDIDRQALERVLEEKTGVPMVVARPREK
- a CDS encoding L,D-transpeptidase family protein, whose amino-acid sequence is MDKATRELVAFRDARPVARYPVTFGIDPISDKRRAFDCATPEGLYFVSYKKAVTRFHRTLGISYPNLADAEKALASGVISLPEYKKIREAARKSRPGPCNTGLGCGIAIHGGGVVRQFGDNRERDWTEGCVALNNPDMEKLFESCRIGDAVVIFNSASNLYALARPFARLTTFDAEGLPFCPQEGCVYVLDLVTALGRTVISITEGGGLGWSVRVRVTPGDGSGRELLALSDTNADGLISFLDSVTGPLAEGRSSEVVYEMVRQAVVDVFASGTYRGL
- a CDS encoding efflux RND transporter permease subunit; its protein translation is MNIAEWSIRKSVISWVMTVLFLVVGWYSFNNLSRLEDPEFTIKEAVIITPYPGASAEQVEEEVSNVIEKACQEMGQLERVDSRSSRELSIVQVSMKDNFDKATLPQVWDELRRKVSDAQRSLPPGAGPSIVNDDFGDVYGVFLAITGEGYTPREVYEYAKFLQRELLKAKDVKRITLYVVQKEAIFIEMRREKMSQFGVSPSDISNALKAKNIPASAGHLPLGVEYIPISPTGEFKSEQDIGGLLIKGMGSDSTVYLRDVADIKRDYIAPPDTILRYDGKPAIGLAVSTVLGGNVVDMGESLDQRFHELESMRPVGMELHVISHQSRAVTAAINGFLINLLEAVAIVVVVLLIFMGLRSGLIIGAVLVITIMATFIVMDLGDITLERISLGALVIALGMLVDNAIVVTDGMKEKMNRGVDALTAARDVVGQVGVPLLGATFVAVAAFAAIGTSQDSTGEYCRSLFYVILISLLMSWVTAVNTTPLFCKAFLKVRPQNADGSSSASDSYGGRFYGAYRVFLAWCIRRRWVTVAVVVAMFIAAMVGFGTLKNSFFPDSTRAQFYVDFWFAEGTDIRETQRQLELAEADIARREGVTHMTTMIGGGQVRFLLTYPTEKSYDAFGQILVDVDDYKRIPALTKEIQRDLDRMFPQALVSVRLFVLGPSVGGKIQLRLYGPDSTVLRELAAKAEKVLLDDPHAKSVRNEWRQKVKVMRPQMAEVPALKAGIERPQIAMAFESVFEGTRVGVFKERDELLPIITRAPEAERSDLDSMESIPIWSPAAQSMIPIGQVLTGMKMEFEDAYLWRRDRFKMLRIHADPSEGLPSELMKRVKPVIEQALNVDVAQVLGKSLAPGEDPFKEGYDASTLKVGYSDKWPIRDMPGYYMAWGGESEDSAKANSRLAGTIPVFFGLMILIVIVLFNSIKKTLVIWFTVPLSVIGVTAGLLLFDQPFGFMSLLGLMSLSGMLIKNAIVLIDQIDVETGSGKPPFRAVIDSGVSRLIPVSMAALTTILGMLPLVQDAFFVSMAVTIMFGLGFATVLTLIVVPVLYAIFFNVKSEE
- a CDS encoding efflux RND transporter periplasmic adaptor subunit, which produces MSRNNVILGYSEFFFPGAALLVVFSFFLLSACDSPPERQAAPEEPRPVKLLTVGESSAVMQRKFPGMVRASKRAELAFQVSGTLTQLPVGEGQEVKEGQILAQLDQRDFENSLRNAQGQFGNVRAALESATSEYERILRIRKQDPGATSESMVVKRREAKDRAAAEMESAQAALDAARDKLGDTTLRAPFSGIVSRRHVENFQEVQAKEPIVSLDDISALEILVDLPESVVARINEPSERTGKKAPVMAEFAALPGKEYALVVKEFSTRADPKTQTFQVVFEMKKPDDVSILPGMTAMIVGSSPEGVNGDGRFVIPAVAVFSDERGVAHVWVVEPDTMAVQRREVVTGGVAGEAGIRIAEGLKAGEVVAVSGASRLRDGMRVKPFDGTF